The following coding sequences are from one Kushneria phosphatilytica window:
- the phnF gene encoding phosphonate metabolism transcriptional regulator PhnF: MSRQLHDSSSHTATAGATQPRYRRLARTLAGEIRRDYRPGDLLPPEKALAERFGVNRHTVRRALDELVSAGLITRHQGIGSRVVNHRLDYSLSAHSKVTRNLAELGLGMKTDCLWQGLATPPAAIAHRFGRLPGGPLLCVDTLRITGELPLLRLRHWFDDTRLPNWTHRYQGGSTRALLAQHYGLTLTRRHVSIEAVSAERDDYRLLECARGTPLLVVTSDNVDDAGALVEVSIGRARADRLAYHIDFNHEMSFPDSEELS; encoded by the coding sequence ATGTCTAGACAACTTCACGACAGTTCGAGTCATACCGCTACTGCCGGTGCCACTCAGCCCCGCTACCGTCGGCTGGCACGCACCCTGGCCGGCGAGATCCGCCGCGACTATCGCCCCGGCGATCTGTTGCCGCCCGAAAAGGCGCTCGCCGAGCGCTTCGGTGTCAATCGCCATACCGTGCGCCGCGCACTCGATGAACTGGTCTCCGCCGGCCTGATCACCCGCCATCAGGGCATTGGCAGCCGGGTGGTCAATCATCGGCTCGATTACAGCCTGTCAGCGCACAGCAAGGTCACCCGTAACCTCGCCGAGCTGGGGCTGGGCATGAAGACCGACTGTCTGTGGCAGGGACTTGCCACGCCTCCGGCGGCGATTGCCCACCGCTTTGGCCGTCTTCCCGGCGGACCACTGCTGTGCGTTGACACCCTGCGCATCACCGGCGAGCTGCCACTTTTGCGCCTGCGGCATTGGTTCGACGACACCCGCCTGCCGAACTGGACCCACCGCTATCAGGGCGGCTCCACCCGGGCGCTGCTCGCCCAGCACTACGGTCTGACGCTGACGCGCCGCCACGTCTCGATCGAGGCGGTCAGCGCCGAACGCGACGACTATCGCCTGCTGGAGTGCGCTCGCGGTACACCGCTGCTGGTGGTCACCAGTGACAACGTCGATGACGCAGGCGCGCTGGTCGAGGTGTCCATCGGTCGCGCTCGTGCCGATCGGCTCGCCTATCACATCGACTTCAACCACGAAATGTCCTTCCCCGACTCCGAGGAGCTGTCATGA
- the phnH gene encoding phosphonate C-P lyase system protein PhnH: protein MFDASPADGALHDPTHDAQRHFRALLSAMAEPGREQRIDGPIPPEGIPGPALWGMLLSLADLDTAIWIDQRISTDALWRTLAFLTGATLTEAPEAADFAVVLPDTPIERLPFRHGEPDWPERSTTLLVVADVLDCAQAEHGWRLSGPGIAGERHLTLDPPGLSKNSDTLLGALAATRQHFPLGLDAVLACHDRLVALPRSTRLTRARPQEPNREVA from the coding sequence ATGTTCGATGCTTCCCCTGCTGATGGTGCGCTGCATGATCCGACCCACGACGCCCAGCGACACTTTCGTGCCCTGCTCTCGGCCATGGCCGAACCCGGTCGGGAACAGCGTATTGATGGGCCGATACCGCCGGAAGGCATCCCTGGCCCGGCGCTGTGGGGCATGCTGCTGAGCCTTGCCGATCTCGACACGGCGATCTGGATCGATCAGCGCATCAGCACTGACGCGCTGTGGCGCACACTTGCGTTCCTGACCGGCGCCACCCTCACCGAGGCACCCGAAGCTGCCGACTTCGCCGTCGTACTGCCGGACACCCCGATCGAGCGCCTCCCCTTTCGTCATGGCGAGCCGGACTGGCCGGAGCGCAGCACGACCCTGCTGGTAGTGGCAGACGTACTGGATTGCGCGCAGGCCGAGCATGGCTGGCGACTCAGCGGCCCCGGCATTGCCGGGGAGCGCCATCTCACCCTCGATCCGCCCGGGCTGAGTAAAAACAGCGATACCCTGCTTGGCGCCCTGGCAGCAACCCGGCAGCACTTTCCGCTGGGACTCGATGCAGTACTGGCCTGTCATGACCGGTTGGTCGCCCTGCCTCGCTCGACGCGCCTGACACGTGCTCGCCCCCAAGAACCGAACCGGGAGGTGGCCTGA
- the phnE gene encoding phosphonate ABC transporter, permease protein PhnE, giving the protein MSDSALNPATHRDHYGKRRWLSLFGWAIALAVLGWSWQGAEMNPAMLVSNAGNMATLAADFIPPDLHRLPLYIEQMITTIQIAIWGTVLAVVFAIPFGLLSSANLVPWWVCQPVRRLMDACRAINELVFAMLFVAAVGLGPFAGVMALFIHSMGTLAKLFSEAVEAAEPGPMEGIRVTGAGRLEEILFGLIPQVLPLWISVSLYRFESDMRSATVVGMVGAGGIGVSLWETLRGFQYPQVATILLVIVCAVTGLDLLSQQIRKRFI; this is encoded by the coding sequence ATGAGTGATTCCGCACTGAATCCCGCCACCCACAGGGACCATTACGGCAAGCGCCGCTGGCTGTCACTGTTCGGCTGGGCCATTGCGCTGGCAGTACTGGGCTGGTCATGGCAGGGCGCCGAGATGAACCCGGCGATGCTGGTCAGCAATGCCGGCAACATGGCCACGCTCGCTGCCGACTTCATTCCTCCCGACCTGCACCGGTTACCGCTCTATATAGAGCAGATGATCACCACCATTCAGATCGCGATATGGGGCACCGTGCTGGCCGTCGTCTTCGCCATCCCCTTCGGACTGCTGAGTTCAGCCAATCTGGTGCCGTGGTGGGTCTGTCAGCCGGTACGCCGCCTGATGGATGCCTGTCGCGCAATCAACGAGCTGGTATTCGCGATGCTATTCGTTGCTGCCGTCGGGCTCGGCCCCTTCGCCGGCGTGATGGCGCTGTTCATCCACTCCATGGGCACGCTGGCCAAGCTCTTTTCCGAGGCCGTCGAAGCGGCCGAACCCGGGCCGATGGAAGGCATTCGGGTGACCGGCGCCGGACGCCTCGAAGAGATTCTGTTCGGACTGATTCCGCAGGTCCTGCCGCTATGGATTTCGGTGAGTCTGTATCGCTTCGAGTCCGACATGCGCTCGGCCACGGTGGTCGGCATGGTGGGTGCCGGGGGCATCGGCGTATCGCTGTGGGAAACGCTGCGTGGCTTCCAGTACCCCCAGGTCGCCACGATTCTGCTGGTCATCGTATGTGCCGTCACCGGCCTTGACCTGCTCTCCCAGCAGATTCGCAAGCGCTTCATCTGA
- the phnG gene encoding phosphonate C-P lyase system protein PhnG has product MTAACDLDNHPAQPPGRAARHRLLALSDYALLAEQWRALAIDRPWRCIRGPDIGMAMVRGRIGATGRVFNLGEMTLCRASVALDDGTTGHGWVRGRDRHHAELIALIDACARHERHRMLIDDTLLPALAAALDKRRRTETAETAATQVDFFTMVRGE; this is encoded by the coding sequence ATGACCGCCGCCTGTGACCTCGACAATCACCCTGCACAGCCGCCGGGGCGTGCCGCCCGTCATCGACTGCTGGCACTGAGCGATTATGCATTGCTGGCCGAACAGTGGCGCGCCCTCGCCATCGATCGCCCCTGGCGCTGTATCCGCGGCCCCGACATCGGTATGGCGATGGTGCGCGGTCGCATCGGTGCCACCGGACGCGTCTTCAATCTCGGTGAAATGACGCTCTGCCGTGCCAGTGTCGCGCTCGATGACGGTACTACCGGGCACGGCTGGGTGCGTGGTCGTGACCGCCACCACGCCGAGCTGATCGCCCTGATCGATGCCTGCGCCCGACACGAGCGCCACCGCATGCTGATCGACGACACCCTGCTACCGGCCCTGGCGGCAGCGCTGGACAAGCGTCGCCGCACCGAGACCGCCGAAACCGCGGCCACCCAGGTCGATTTCTTCACCATGGTGCGAGGAGAGTAA